The following proteins are encoded in a genomic region of Bubalus kerabau isolate K-KA32 ecotype Philippines breed swamp buffalo chromosome 15, PCC_UOA_SB_1v2, whole genome shotgun sequence:
- the LOC129628624 gene encoding olfactory receptor 5A1, whose product MGNTSTTRAWNGSSVTTFILLGFADHPQLQALLFVTFLGIYLVTLAWNLALIFLIRGDTRLHTPMYFFLGNLSFVDICYSSAVAPKMLSDFFRERKSISFLGCAVQFFVFVGAGLTECFLLTAMAYDRYAAVSSPLLYSAVMSQGLCTRLVVGAYVSGFLSSLVQSSSIFRLRFCGPNLIDHFFCDLPPVLALSCSDTFSSQVVNFLVVAVVGGTSFLILLVSYGHIAATVLKIRWVEGRRKAFHTCTSHLMVVSLLFGTALSMYLRPSSSYSFGRDKVVSVFYSLVIPVLNPLIYSLRNKEIKDALWKILGKKKVFS is encoded by the coding sequence ATGGGAAACACGTCCACAACTAGGGCCTGGAACGGCTCGTCGGTGACCACGTTCATCCTCCTGGGGTTTGCAGACCATCCACAACTGCAGGCCCTCCTCTTTGTGACCTTCCTGGGCATCTACCTGGTGACCCTGGCCTGGAACCTGGCCCTCATCTTTCTGATCAGAGGTGACACCCGTCTACACACGCCGATGTACTTCTTCCTCGGCAACCTGTCCTTCGTTGACATCTGCTACTCTTCCGCAGTGGCTCCCAAGATGCTCTCCGACTTCTTCCGGGAACGGAAGAGCATTTCCTTCTTGGGCTGCGCCGTTCAGTTCTTCGTCTTCGTGGGCGCAGGTCTAACCGAGTGCTTCCTGCTGACGGCGATGGCGTACGATCGCTACGCGGCCGTCTCCAGCCCCCTGCTCTACTCCGCCGTCATGTCCCAGGGCCTTTGTACACGCTTGGTGGTTGGAGCCTATGTCAGCGGCTTCCTGAGCTCCCTGGTCCAGTCCAGTTCCATATTCCGGCTCCGTTTCTGCGGACCCAACCTCATCGACCATTTCTTCTGTGACCTCCCACCAGTCCTGGCACTTTCTTGCTCCGACACCTTCTCCAGTCAAGTGGTGAATTTCCTCGTGGTGGCCGTTGTTGGGGGAACGTCGTTCCTCATCCTTCTTGTCTCCTACGGTCACATAGCGGCTACCGTCCTGAAGATCCGCTGGGTGGAAGGTCGCAGGAAAGCCTTCCACACGTGCACCTCGCATCTGATGGTGGTGAGTCTGTTGTTTGGGACGGCCCTTTCCATGTACCTGCGGCCCAGCTCCAGCTACTCGTTTGGCAGAGACAAGGTGGTATCTGTGTTCTACTCACTGGTGATCCCCGTGCTGAACCCGCTCATTTACAGTTTGAGGAACAAAGAAATCAAGGATGCCCTGTGGAAGATACTGGGGAAGAAGAAAGTGTTTTCCTAG